The Narcine bancroftii isolate sNarBan1 chromosome 8, sNarBan1.hap1, whole genome shotgun sequence region ttaccccctccataaatcttcgtccgcgaagccaagccaaagaaaaaaaagatcccAATACatgaagattttcttgtttacatctattaatgtctttatttttacttGCATTGAGCAAGATACAAAGAAATTTACATAAAATTAATCATTATGCATACATATATGCACTTGTATGTGTGAAATTTACCAGGTAGTTTGCACACCAAATAGCATGAATTACATCTGAACAAATGCCTGGAGGTTTAAGTAAATACATTTACAAGTGAATGCATTTACATTAAAGAAGATgacatgaaaaatattttaaccatcttttaGATTGTGATTGCTTAAATAAGACATGTTGTGCTGGGGTAATAAATTACTTTAACCAATGCTGTGACCAAATAGATTTTAAATAACCAGCcatattattgaaatatttccTCTTGAGATTCACATCTTAAGTAAGAGGTATATATAAAGTACCGTTAAGTGCTGAAGTAGAGGCCAGGGGAAAATTAGCCCTTTATTGAATATATTCTTACTTCTAATAAGATATGGCACAATGCTTTGACTGTGTAAAGCTCTTAGTAAGCCTAACAAAAGCAAAGCTCCAGGTCTGTCGCTGACATCTTACACTGTTCAAtgcacaagagtgctggagaaactcagcaggtcatgaggcgaCCATAGGAagcatggatttttaaaaaaaaatgtttcgacCCTGAGCCcatcgtcaaggtatgagcaacaaaatgcagacaggaacctgaattaaaaggaagggggagggaaggaaggacaggggtggggggaggaggagctcAAGCCTGAAGGCAAGAAGTCATAtgtggatatgatgagaggacaGAAGAGCAGTGATATGGGCAGGGGATTGCAGCACCCTCATAGCCCTCCTGGGATCCAGGTGAAATTGTTGGATCATGTGtgcctcctgcacctttcaaatagcagcctaacctacctgttaaatcgcCAACAAGGCAATTTGAGGGGGATCCTACCCCTGTAAAGACATGGTGAGTAACATGTCATGCAGCCATGGGGACTCCCTgttccctgtgttctttctgtttaaagttccagagtaaccgggtgagccatttcccctttcaaataggtggaggaggatgtCTGAGTAAGTCTTACTgcgttccctgaccacctctgaggaaGGTCTGGAACCTAGGTAGATTCTGACCAGGTTTGCCTGGTTTgaccctttcaaatagccctgcACCTGGGTATTCAACCTAATTGTCATGTCAggagttaaccccattttacaagaaCTAGAGGGAAAggtgtggggagctggaagaaagtagTTGGaaggacagggaaagagagagagagagagagagacagacagacagagagacagacagcgaTGGAACCTAATAGAACCAGAGAAGTCCATggtaatgtcatctggctggagagcacCCAGATAGTTCCTTGAACTTGCGGGTGGTCTCCATTTACAGCGCATGAGACCATAgtcagccatgtcagtgtgggaatggggcgcTGAATTGAAATGGTGGGCCACTGGAATGTTCTGCTTTTGCAGCAGACAAGAGTGAAGGGCTCAACTCAGCGACCTTCCAGTTtatttctccgatgtagaggaggccacaacggaaGCACTGGGCGCAGACATGCCGATGGTCCCTGCACTCTGACATGTGAAGTGGTTCATAGTCCTTCTCCAACACTTCTGTGACTGTAGTGAaagacagtgtctgcagactttcttctttcaACCCGCCTCGCACTGTCCCCTTCTTCAGATATCTGGGGGCCACGGTAACATAATTGGTTTTCGGACTGTTTACACTCTAACAGGTAGTTTCTTCTGGGCGGTCTCTCATGTCGGAGTTTTTCCTGCACCAAGTGATGAATTTCGCTCTGACAGTAAAATAACACAATTAGAGGTTAAGCGGATCTCTTCAAATTCAATGAATAATGTCATTCGGTTCGTTTCTTTTACCCATGAAATAATCATGTTTTCAGACTTTCCAGGTGGAGTCGCGGCCTCTCGCATTGTCCCTTTAAGCGCGTTTGCTCCGATTATGTGGAATTTTATTTTTGGCCAAATCCTTTGCCATTAGTATCGATGTTTACAATATGTGGGCAGTGAACAGCTGAGGGTCTTGCAGTGCCTTCTATTGCGTGTCGAATGGAGGTCTAGAATACTTCGCCTTCCCGCCTCCAGTAACCCAATTCCAGCATAACACACCGTGGAAGGGAAATCTGCCGCCAAGAACATTAACAAATGGTTTAATTGGACAATTGAAAGGAATACATTGCGGAGAAAATGTTTTGGAAATGTGACTGATTATTTCAAGAGTTATTGTCATCGATTTAGAACCACTTTATCGCTCAGCACTGATCTCCAGAATGGAACTGCCCGGCAATGACTGAGCTGTGTCAGTTCCACAGGGTTTCACGAGGACTTAAATCTGCAACGGGGAAAGTGGATTTCCAGGCTGCTTAggtgaagtgggggggaggggggggggggggggaatgtacaACTAAAATTGCCATTAATCCCAGAATCTTCTTAGAAGCTTGTGGCGCTTCGGAGAATAGGAGCTGCCCTCTGAAAGCCTTGCAACAGACGTTTCATTGGACGAAATGGGCAAGAAAGCAGCTTACCTCTTATACTCCGCGCTGACGGTATCTGCAAGCTGCACATTAGGACCATTTCATCGCCATTAATTCATTGAcgttccccctttcccccctaaCAACAACTAGTTACCTTGTTGTTTGCTTTAATGGATCTTGTCCTGCCACGTTCGACCTTCCGTGCTGCGGTCGGAAGAGTCACCAGGATTGACTAGATAAATAATGCTAGCTCAAGTATGCGCTCCAAAGCATGAGGTGGTGATGTGACAGGCTTAACGATGGCTTTATTTCAGAATCAAGTGATTTTGTAAAACAATCAGACCACATTTAACATCCGCAAGTTGTCGCACTGTGTCTGTTGGCAACTTGTTCCGTACTTTAATGAAATATTCTTGTTTACTGGCACTGTACCCTCTTAAATCGTCTTGCTTCACCTCATACATATGGAAGACGTGACTCGCACTTGGCGAAGTAATGTTCTTTTAACGCTAATTAATTCCAGAAATTAATTTCTTCTACCTGCCTGATCGGATGGAAAGGCTGTCCTCGGGGCCGAGGATTAGCACTTCCCTCTCGAACATCCTCCCTAATTATCTAATAGCATGGGCTGCGAGAATTCTGCCTCTGTTCAACCACTTTCCGGATTAATATAAAAAGATTGAAACTGTGATGGCAACTCGATTTCAACAAATTAGCGCGGGCACTGGGAGACGGACCAGAAGTACCTTCTTGTAAATTTCCCGAGCTTAATGTCAATAATTACGGCAATTTGATGGAAAATGAGCTGAAATTATCTGCCGCTCTATTGAGCTCCGCCGCGCAAAGAGGAAAAAACAcgagcaaaataaaaaaaagggaaGAGTCAATAAAAGAAGGTTCTGGCAGAAGGAAGGTGCGATTAATCAGTGCGGTTCAAGGTTAAGCTCTTGATGGAAAAGTCATGGTCTCATCGCTTCAATAATGTGTAATTCCAGGGATCTCATGAAGGATTAAAGAAGTAGACACCTAGATTCAGAGAAAATAGAGCAATTCTAATGAATAGGatagaaaaaaaaccccacagaagATAATATTGGAGCAAAATAGGTCCCCTCGGGTTGGGTCTGAAATTATGCGTTAGAATTTTAACGAACTTGGCACAGATTTATTGATTGAGTTCGGATTAGCCGCACCTGAGAAGAGCGGGAACGGGACAAACTGGGGTGGCGGGGTAGAGATTTCGATTGATCCtcatctatattaaaaaaaatcgcATTTATGAAAATCAAGTGAGTGCATTTTATTTCAAGTGTACATGCGacgtaaaccccccccccccctacccgcGTGTAAAAAAAATCCGAGACCTTGATCcaacaaggttttttttttaagaagtggcCCAGAACATTTTACTGTTTAATGTGAAAACATCTATTAAGATCTTTCCAGTGAGACGACGTTCATGGGAGAACTGGGGGCTTGTACGCCGACTGGTACGTGTTGTGATCCAAGTAATAAAGTAGTTAAGCTGATGATGTAATGGGTTATATTCGCACCGCAACCGTCGCCCCGACTGACCACAGTTTATTATGTTACACAACATAACTCGTTTGGGTATAATTCGATCCCTGCATCTTGCAGTGTCCAAGGGATGTTTCTTGGGGTTCCTTGTTGGTGGGAATCTTCACTGGAGAGCAAAGGGAAAGTATGCAGTTGACCCAAAGCAGCATCACAGTAGCCTCGGGCTTGGCATTGCAGGTTTCAGGCGATGGCAATCCAGGCGCTAGAGCTGCAGTAGTATCCCGTCCTTTCATTTGGGTTCAGAATGCAATGATTCAACTGGCCCCTGCCAAATTGTCATGGCCTAGAACAAGGACGAAGATGACTGGAGCTATTCAGGAATGCCTTTATACAAGAGACAATCACTGTGTGCAGAAAAGTCAGGTGCCTTTTTTTCAGAATGCTGAAGAATAGGGCATTCCCTACAGCACCTCCTGGGCGAAGCAATAAAACAGGGAACTTAAAGAGTTCTAAACGACCCGGGTTCGAACacggcgctctctgtaaggagtttgtacgttctctctgtgaatATGAggatttcctctggctgctcagtttcctcccaaagacgtatggggttagttggttaattggtcacattggtgtaattgggtgatgcGGGCGGCCGGAAGGATCCGTTATCCtgcagtatctctaaattaaaaaaaaagaataacaaTGCTCTCTCCTATTCTTTCAATCGTTGACGGGAAAATTCGTTTGGCGGGAACCTGGGGTCCCATTATCACAACTTTTCAGTCCATGAAAAGTTTACGCAGTCGCAAAATGGAGTACTTTGGCCTATGCCTCGCCCAACCTATTAGTAATTGTGAGGAAAGTTACCGGATAAAATGATGAAGGGTCAAGTACAGGGGTCAGAGACTGAAGGTCACAACAAGGCGAAGATGATTAAAAATGACCCGTGAGTTGGGAGCTGGAGGGAGTACACAGCTGTCAGGTAGGGAAGCGGTAGTTTTCAAGAGGGAATTGTATCCAAGGCGAGGGAGAAAAATGAAAGGTTGCAGTGAAGTGCGGAGCAACTGGATTGTTCTTGCATGCCATGACGGGCTAAATGGACTCCTTTCATGCTGAAACCACTTCATGATTCAATACCTCTGCTCACTCTCACTCATGCCAAATAACCAGTTAGGCTCTGAATTATCTTTATCTGAAGTTTGGCCGTTAGATTTTTCATGCCCTCTGATCATTTCAAGGTGTTGATATATAACTGACTTCAATTCAAAGCCGAATTGTATCTTTTGCTTCACTGATGGCCAAACGTGCAGTTTGGATTAAATGAaaagacaatactccacctacacatgcacaatggttaagcgatattatgtcttgtttaatgTTAGAAAAATAGATAtcccattaaagattcaaatagtaACTTCCAAAAGACACGAGGCGCATTTATGGACTATTAACATAATCTTAATAATGAGGGTTTTTCTGAAactttggtgctgtgctgtccatctccaggttgtCACTTGATTACTACCTGtcagcttttaaccttgcttagtgttAGGGGTTGTGAAttaatttttgggtttttttttgtgcgtTGTTAAATTTTGTTTCTTTAATATGATTTTTTTATCATGagatttttttgtaatatttattttttaatctaaTAGCACAATGTATAACTGTGCTGTTTAATTGTTTATAATTTAAACATCAATAAACATATTTTACAAAGAAAAATTTTCATGCTCTGATATTTAAACAGCAGATAGTTGGTAATGCAGAACACTGAACAAGGTTCAAGGATAGTTAGTCGACCAATGGTGTCGATTTTCATTTATGGGAGGGGATTAGATATGTCAAGCAAAATTATCCACCTCTAAAAGTCCTTGAAGGTTTAAAACACATCAGTCCTCACAAAGCTACAATGCTGTTGGATAGAAAATTCTGGAATTAGACGCAATATTTCCATCAGTCTTGAAGGGGCTGAGGCTGGTGTTTTCCTCTCCTTGACACCCTTTGGCTCTGAGAATGGAAGATGCTGTCAAAGTAACCAGGGCGAGTAAACGTTTCGAATCGATGACCTTTGATCAGAGCAAGGAAATCAAACCTGCAATTTAAGAGCAAAGGGGTGAAGTGAACAAAGGGAATCTCGGTGGACAGGCCAGATTAAAGGTGTCATCTCGAGATGAGGGGAAGGCGAGTGTAGAAGGAAATTAATGAAGGCAACCCCTAGAAAAAAAAGCTGAAACTGGAGAATGGAAACCACAACAAGTTgttagaaatctaaaataaaataaattactttaaaaaaaagccagCGGGTTATATAGCCTCCGTGGAGTGCAAAAACGACCAGATTTAGCACAAACTGGAAAGACCGGTTATCTGAAATTATTGAATGTAATTGTGGATTTTTTTCGATTACAGATGCCGGGAAACTTACTCAATAGCAGGTGTTCCCCAACAGAAGGTCGGGATCTGTCTGCGAATGTAAAAGTTGATATAGTTCCACTTACATTTCTGCGTATCTTCTGAACTAATATTGTCCAATCCAAAAATAGTGTATTCCCTGACACGTGAAGCACAACTTGAACAAATCAAAATTAGAAGTTGATAAAAATGTATAACTTTGTTCAGGAAAAccactttttaaatttcaaatgaaacaCAAAGCGCTTGAAGTAATTATTCTAATTGAAGTTATTCAGTACCTGGGTCAGCTCCTAATCACCAACACTACCTGCGCTTATGTGCCCAGCAAGCGTACTCATTGATTCCGATCCTCCGCCCAGAACTTCCCTATTGGCTAATCGTGGTTGTGTTCCCTGGCGAAGTGGAAATCTTTTACTTCAAGTAAATAGTCTCTCAACCTCCTACAAACCTGTTGCATCTAAAACAAGACATTCAGCCGAGTAtcgctgattttaaaaaaaaggctcgtCGGGCCTTTGAGTTTCCACGCTCAAAACAAAACGGGAGGGAACATCTTTGGACTGTCAGCCAGAAAAGTAGAAGGATGAATCTGAATTTCACATCCCCCATACACCAGGTTTCTGCCCAGCGGCCAACGTCTTTCTTCATCGAAGACATCTTACTGCACAAACCCAAGCCCGTGAGAGAAGCCCCTTCTGTTTCTTATGCCAGTTCCCTGGCATCCCGTGTTCCTTTGCTAGAATATGGTTACCCTATAATGCCAACTCCGACCATCCTGGCacctcacccccaccacccactacACAAGCCGGAGCACCATCACCCTTACTTCTTCACGTCTCCTGGTAAGTCGATCTATTTGCTACAAATTGGGAGTAAAACAGTAAGAGGAAGTGTTGTACATGGAAGGTGGGCAAGTGGTGAATGTCAACTTTACTGTACATTTCTCAGTATGTGCAATCATCGGCAGGGGTTTCTACTGAATCTGTGGAGAGTACGTTCCCACTTCATGTTTGTTTTGTGACCTGTCTCCCAAGATTTAATCGAGTGCGTTAAACATTTTGTTTTCCAGCACACAAAGTTGACAGTTTTGTCCCAGACATCAGGGATCAGGATCCAACTGCCCAATTGTGGAAATATATATGAAACCGAATATCAGTGCAATGTTGTGAAAGTTTCAGACACAAAATTGTGATGATGAAATAAGTGAATTTAATCACGTATTCCGGTCAGAACCAAGACAAGGGCGTTGAGAGAACGATAAACTGATTTTTGCGTTAACGATTGCACCTAATAAATGTCATATTCTAAAGTAAGACTTTACGGCTTAAAATTTTACACTTACTCCGAACTGGGTGATTTCTTCTTTCGAGGAATCTGTTTCAAAGTAGAATTGTTGCTAAAGTTTTGGTTCCATTTGGAAGTTTATATGATCCAGACAAGTGCAATTGTCGGCTATTTTGGCAACTTTAGTTTTGGATCGACACTTGTGTAATATAGACACGTGGATTAAAAAGCACGGTTTAAAGATCATCGTTTCAAAATCACTTCTACTAAGAAAACTGAATGGGGCGAGCTCTTTAACTTCATAGTTTTGTTTTATAAAGTCTGTTTGAAATGAATAACATTGATCTGTAGTTAATTTAACGGatcatatttatcagatttttcgtATGTCTTCCAAACTTCAACTTCAAATAAAATTTAGGCAGAGGGCAATTTCCCGCGATTAACCTGCGATTTCTTTTGACGATTTATTTTGATTTGAGCACTTTAGTCGTCTTCTTCATGGCATTCAGGTCGGTGTTCAAGTAACTTGAATCATCTTCTtgccagaattttaaaaatcaaaatttacttctgaaaaaatactttttatttGAAATGCTCTTGAATGTATGAAGTCATCGAGTAAAAATGAAGCATTGATAAACTTTCtgtattaaataaatatattaattcGCCCTCTCACTAACTGTAGCTATTAATATCATGCATTATAGTAATATTAAAATAATGCTAGCATTCGTTAGCACCAACATTAGCTTTCGTTAAAATTACAAGGAAATATTTGGACAGGCACTTGAATAAGTAAGGCATAGAGGACATGGTCTCAATGTCGAAAAATTGGAGCTGTCTAAATAGCCCCAAAGGTCGGCAGTGACTGGTGGGCAGGAGGCCTTCCAGTGCTGTACGATTTTCTGCCTCTGTGGCTGAGCTACTGATACTCGGCAACTTTATTCTGCACCTTTAAGGCAGAAGATAACGTTTCTAATAACGTAATCAAACAAAAGAGAATGACTCGGACCACGGAAATATGATGGGTAAATGTTGAAGATACGCTTTCCACAAGCATGGTAAATCATATCAAATACTGTGAAATTGTTTTGTCAGAAACCGCCCCGTGAATGTTGCAGATGAGTTTTTTTTCATGGACACACATTGTCGGATATATCCGCGGACCATTTTTAAAGATAAAGATGTTCGCCGATTTCTGACCTAACGAGTGCCAACTATTAAAGGAGAAAGTGCGAGCCGAGAGCACTCCGTTCCCGCAAATCGGCTTCCAAGCCCCTTCGAATTTTAGAAGAATTCGAGATTTCCTCTGCTCCTTAACCCGAAACTTTGTAAAACAAACTATCAAACATTTTAAAGTCGTTATTTTAAGGTTACTCGTTGTAATATAACTGGTTACATGCTGCCCCAAAGTGAAACTAGCGTTGGAAAACAACATATAAACTTTTCTAAACGCCATAGTGGACCATGGCAGGAGAGGAGGGAGTTCACACCAAACTCTCCATTATGCCTTGCTGTGCAGGTCTAACACAAGCCTCACACACCAAATACCCCTTTGTCTCAACCATTTTGTGTCAAACGCCAACTCCCACTCTAGATTAACCAAGAGTCCAAATGAACTGCGAGCAGAAATTTGCCAATCCGTTAACCAGAAAATCTAACCTCATAAAGGTAGGCCTGTTAATGTCCAGAATTAATTTTCACGTTTAGAATGAAAAATGTATGTCCGCGGAAATGATCGTTTAACGAGTAAATGACCAAATATTGTTGGATATACATTATAAACACCGTGCTGTTATTTTCCTACGATACTGGAGACTAATTAGATAGTTATTGATTTTCAGACCACCTCTAAGGGTAAAGAAAAATGCGCAATCCATTGGAATGGGTTGTTGTAATTGCTGAacttccactgatgctgtcttTGGTTGCCGAGTCGAATTGGTGGGCACGTGGGGATGGTGGAGGACAAAACGCTGGTGCTCAAGGATCCAGCGAGCTCGGAGTATTTTATCGTACGCGGAATCTTTTAGAACGAAGAATGTTCCTCTGAGAAGAAAATTTACATTAAACATTGTTCCTCTGTTATCAGTAGGAATGCACGTGCCTGCTCTCTTCCAACATCCCCCAGAGCTTCCAGGAAAACACTGCAGGCGGCGGAAAGCGCGCACGGTCTTCTCTGACTCTCAGCTGTCGGGGCTGGAGAAACGCTTTGAGGTCCAGCGCTATCTGTCAACCCCAGAGAGAGTGGAATTGGCGTCGGCACTGAGTCTCTCGGAGACCCAGGTACAGCTGGGAGGGCGATTGAAAACGGGAGTAAAACCCAAGTCCACTGAATTTCATTTTGGCAGATACAGGGAGCTCTTTAGTCTGTTTCCCCAAATGATCTCATTGCACAAGACCAAAGCAACCAAGTAAACAGAAACTGGGGTTAAAACATTGAGGTTTAAACAAAGCTGGTATAATTAATGAGCAAAAATTCCAGTTTATATTCTCAGAGAATATGTGACTTTTCCACGCAGAAGTGAGACGCGAAAGGGGAGCAAGTTATTGGTTCACTCTCATGACTTTGAATGTGACCGTGACTGTGAGAACCCGTCCTTCGGATGGACTGAGCCGGTCACCCCCCGTTAAGTGGGTGGCCGAGTGACATGAAGTTCAACGAAGAGCTGCACACCTTCGAATTCGAGCAATTCACAATTTCTGCTTCCACTCTGCTTTCGCTAGCACTAAAACCACCCCTCCCACAAAGGCACCAGAAAACGACCACCACCCTAAATATGCCCCACCCCCAAGCGCCCGTGGACACGGGGTTCCCATCACTGAAAATTGATGGAGTTATCATCTAAATGCCCTGAACGAATACGTGGGGTTCTTTATTTGAATACAATTCTTTGGAATAGAATCCACACATGTAGTAGTGAGCATGTATTATAATAGCGACAATATAGTATTAAACAAGTGAAAAACTTAGTGAGAGTAAAATAACAGATGACCCTGATCAATATATTTTGTACACGCGTCGACGATATCGGCTCACTCAATTACAAGTCACTTTAAGGGTCCCCTTAGAAATTTGGAATTATCCAATCTTCCATCTGTACCGTAATGGTGCGAATTGTGATTTATGGTGACCGCACTTTCTCACACCCAAAGAGCAAACAACAGGACCCTCTGGTCGTTTGTTTAACCCATCACATTCCTTGGGCAAAGTTTTCATACCCTATACGTCCAATGcgtttagattagattagattctatttattgtcatgtaatagagcagaaatgtaatattacccgGAAATCAAATATTAGTTTCAATTTTCAAGAAACATATTTATGTTTTCGGCAGAAATAAATAATTTCGAATATACTTGTGAAAACATGTTGGGTTTGATTTCTAGCAGGGAACTAATCCTTTAATTTGAAGAACCATCTAAAATTATCTATGGTCAACGACGGCTAATTCCATCCCTCGCCCGCTGGCAATATCGTCCATCCATAACATTATCGTGCGTTTTCTCTAAACTCGATGATGCTGGTCTCTTCCTATCAAATTCTTTCTGCttctggttgtttttttttaaaggttaaaACGTGGTTTCAGAATCGAAGAATGAAACATAAAAAGCAGTTAAGAAAGTCTCGGGACGACCAAGGTCAGAAAAACTCGCCCACCGACGACCAGCGTCTTGATTCCAGCGTCAACGAGCTGGAAATAACCCCGAACAATTCCATGGAGATCAAGTCTTTGAGCAGCCAGAA contains the following coding sequences:
- the bsx gene encoding brain-specific homeobox protein homolog — protein: MNLNFTSPIHQVSAQRPTSFFIEDILLHKPKPVREAPSVSYASSLASRVPLLEYGYPIMPTPTILAPHPHHPLHKPEHHHPYFFTSPGMHVPALFQHPPELPGKHCRRRKARTVFSDSQLSGLEKRFEVQRYLSTPERVELASALSLSETQVKTWFQNRRMKHKKQLRKSRDDQGQKNSPTDDQRLDSSVNELEITPNNSMEIKSLSSQNTFLLEEHEDDVDIIEDDDICSVEHIA